Below is a genomic region from Fusarium oxysporum Fo47 chromosome VIII, complete sequence.
GCAGTACTCGGCCACCGAAGATCGAGACCAAACCATGGGCATTTACAGACGATGTCCACATGGCGCTTCCAGGGTCATTGGAGAACCCAGCCGCAGGGAGGCTCGTCAGGCTACTTACCCAAGCAGGGTATTAGTCGAGCTATTGTCCCGCACCGCTGCGGTCTGCCAAGAAATGCGGCGGCTCAGACAGAAGACGGTGAAACGAGCGGCCACCTACAAAGGCTTCGGCGTCCACTAGAACAACGAATGCCTCTGGTCCTTCGACCTCAATTACCCTCTATTAGACTGCTTTTCCCTGAAATATTGGCAAACCAGACAGAGGCATCGACGGCACATCGAAGCTTGCATGGTACCCGCGGAAACGATTTTGGTGTTGTGCAACCGCGAGAGTAAAAAGATGGCAAAATCTGTGCAGCCGACAACATCACTATAGGAAATCCACCATTTTACATCTTGGCACCAGCTTCGTGCAAACATCGTTTGAGCCCGTATAATTACTACCGATGACGAATTAGAGTAGCTTGATAATCGATCGGAAGCACAAGTTGCTGATGCGATAATGAGTCAAAGGACTTGCCTGATTGGTAGAGATGTATATACCCCCAGTTTTTAGAGTTTCGCGTAACAGCTAATCCAGAGCTTCTAGTTGGACGACCTGCATGTTCTGTACCGAGCTGCCTCATTAGATCAATTGTGCAAGGAATATTTCTTCACCTCGGCCTTAGAAGTGGTGACGCGTTCCCACATTATCGCGGGGAAACCTCCGATAGGCTTCAACAGCATATGCCGTTGTGCTAAGTGCATAATTCGCTCAATCAAGGGTCCTCGAGCGGGGCCTCGTGAATATATGATCTACAGACCCCTCATTTGTCAATAGCACAAGAGCTTCGAGGCCTCTCTTTGTTCGTTTGAACGTATTACAGTAACGAAATTACTTACTATGGCTGATAACTCTCCGCAAGACCCTGCCGCGACGGCTACCATTCAGCCAGAGGGCCATTTGGAAGTTGATGTGAGTTGTTGATGCTTCGCTACGACCATGATGCCTTGTTGCATGCTAACCCGTTGGTCAGGATAACTTGGATGCCAATGATTCGCTTTATCATTCGACGTTAGTCAGCTCTCTTGATTATTTGTTTCTGGCTTAATGACACGGATGGCAGGGTCGGAGGTTCGAGTTTTTTGTCGTCCCTGAATTCAAGCATATACAATTATAGGTGAGATATACGCGTAAGAATGACTATTAATGACCATGACTGACTCACTTTGTCATGTTTGACAGATACGAAGTGAGTTACACTGAATATACCTCGGTGCATTACTAACAGCTAAAAGAATGGACGTCGATATCATGCATTCCGAGAAGGCACTTATCCCGTGGTATGTGTCAGAGCACCACTTCTTGACACCTTTACTCAGTCATATCTTAGCCcaacgatgaagatgagcaAGATCGTATGGACCTCGTTCATCACGTATACAGTATCCTTCTTGACGGAAAGCTCCACCTTGCCCCAATTGACGAGAATCCTCAACGTGTACTCGACCTCGGCACAGGGACTGGTATCTGGGCGATAGATTTTGCAGAGTGGGTGAAAACATGAGCCTCAGGGTATTAGCCCGCTAACATGCTTGGCGATAGTGAGCATCCCTCGGCAGAGGTTATAGGAAACGATCTCAGTCCCATCCAACCAGAATGGTAAGAAAAAACCTGCCATGTTGCGTATCATTGTGCTAACAACTTAGGAACCCACCAAACTGCACCTTTGAAGTAGATGACTACGAGGACGAGTGGCTATACCGCGCAGAATTCGACTTTATCCACGCCCGCGAGTTGGAAGCATGTGTAGGTGACGAGGACCTCTTGCTACAGCGAGCTTTCCGACATATACGTTCAAACGGCTATGTCGAATTACAGGGCGTAGACGCGCGCTTTGAGTCCGATGATGGAACGCTCGATAAGGGGCCTAATGCCAAATTGTGGATGAAGCACCTAATCGAGGCTTGTGCCAAGTTTGGCAAGCCTGTTGACTGTGCGGATAAATGGAAGGATAGGTTGATTAAGGCAGGGTTTGTGGATGTTCAGCAAGAAGTCCGAAAGGTATGTAACTTCTCAGTTGGGTTTTGTCCTGTTTTACTGAGTATTGAATATAGTTGCCTATCGGACCTTGGCCGAAGGATCCAAAGCTTAAGGAACTTGGTCGGTATCAGGCTATCCAAGAGTCAAAGGTCATCGACTCCTACACGCCCAAACTGTTTGAGTACGCACTTGGTTGGAGTGCAGACGAGATTCAGGTGTTGATGGCACAGGTTAAGAATGAGCTAAGAGACCCAGCTATTCACCTGTATCTCCCTGTCTATTTTGTTTGGGGTAGAAAACCTTAGTTGAGCCAACTGCAGGAGAAGTTGTGGGCTATAGCCAAGCCAGAGGAA
It encodes:
- a CDS encoding S-adenosyl-L-methionine-dependent methyltransferase, which encodes MADNSPQDPAATATIQPEGHLEVDDNLDANDSLYHSTVGGSSFLSSLNSSIYNYRYENGRRYHAFREGTYPVPNDEDEQDRMDLVHHVYSILLDGKLHLAPIDENPQRVLDLGTGTGIWAIDFADEHPSAEVIGNDLSPIQPEWNPPNCTFEVDDYEDEWLYRAEFDFIHARELEACVGDEDLLLQRAFRHIRSNGYVELQGVDARFESDDGTLDKGPNAKLWMKHLIEACAKFGKPVDCADKWKDRLIKAGFVDVQQEVRKLPIGPWPKDPKLKELGRYQAIQESKVIDSYTPKLFEYALGWSADEIQVLMAQVKNELRDPAIHLYLPVYFVWGRKP